The genome window GATCAGTTCCTTGGTGATCCGCGCCTGTCGCGCGCGGTTGTAGGTCAACGTCAGCGAATCGATCATGTCCCCGGCGTTCTTCGTCGACGAATCCATGGCGGTCATCCGCGCGCCGTTTTCCGACGCGTTGGACTCGAGGAGCACCTTGAAGACCGCGAACTCGAGATACCGGGGGAGGAGGCGCGCGAGGATCTCGGCGGGGTCCGGCTCGAAGAGGTAGTCGATCGCCTGCTCCGAAGCGCTCATCGCCGTCCTCGCGATCGGAAGGAGCCGCTCGACGCGCACGACCTGCGCCATGATCGACTTGAACTCGTTGTAGACGACGTAGGCCGAGTCGATCTCGCCGGAGACGAAGAGCCCCGTCAGGATCTCCGCGATCTCCCGCGCGTGGCGGAACTCGAGGCGCGAAAAGATGCCGGGGTAGGACGCGCGGATCGGGATCGACCGCCGCTTCCAGAAGTCGAACGCCTTCTTGCCGACCGCCAGGAGCGTCACTTCCTCCCACGATTTCTCGCGCAGGAGGGCCCCGACGGCCCGGTTGACGTTGGCGTTGAAGGCGCCCGCGAGGCCCTTGTCTCCCGCGACGACCATCAGG of Thermoanaerobaculia bacterium contains these proteins:
- the atpG gene encoding ATP synthase F1 subunit gamma, encoding MASLIDIRRRLRSVKNIQQITRAMKMVAAAKLRRSQDRVIAARPYAASLRDVLANVSARVREARHPLLAERDEKKVLLMVVAGDKGLAGAFNANVNRAVGALLREKSWEEVTLLAVGKKAFDFWKRRSIPIRASYPGIFSRLEFRHAREIAEILTGLFVSGEIDSAYVVYNEFKSIMAQVVRVERLLPIARTAMSASEQAIDYLFEPDPAEILARLLPRYLEFAVFKVLLESNASENGARMTAMDSSTKNAGDMIDSLTLTYNRARQARITKELIEIVSGAAALD